The following are encoded in a window of Ensifer adhaerens genomic DNA:
- a CDS encoding MurR/RpiR family transcriptional regulator, whose amino-acid sequence MAIRDRLTDGAITFTRSELKIVRQLLSNYPAAGLNTVAHLAAAAGVSNPTVVRFANTLGFEGYPEFQKALLSEVQERMSSPLSMLDARRPSLEQENFYQYFLRASIHALESSMQMLPSEDFEAAVDAAADMSARIHCLGGRFSGFLAGLLWSHMKQLRGDTRWINGSQADQVDQLVDLGKRDVLFVYDYRRYQNDTIRFARQAAEQGSRIVLFTDRWLSPIADFATVTLTAPVDTVSPYDTMVPAIAQTEAVIAALTARLATQSRGRIERMEDLRRGYAITEDAFNPAVEDDR is encoded by the coding sequence GTGGCAATCCGGGACCGACTGACAGACGGCGCAATTACCTTCACGCGCTCGGAACTGAAGATCGTCAGGCAGCTTCTGTCGAATTATCCGGCAGCAGGGCTGAACACGGTCGCGCATCTCGCGGCCGCTGCCGGCGTCAGCAATCCGACCGTCGTGCGCTTTGCCAACACACTGGGCTTTGAGGGTTATCCGGAGTTCCAGAAGGCGCTGCTCAGTGAAGTCCAAGAGCGCATGAGCTCGCCGCTCTCCATGCTCGACGCGCGCCGCCCGTCGCTGGAACAAGAGAACTTCTACCAGTACTTCCTTCGCGCCAGCATCCATGCGCTGGAGTCTTCGATGCAAATGCTGCCTTCGGAAGACTTCGAGGCAGCCGTGGATGCGGCGGCCGACATGAGCGCTCGCATCCATTGCCTCGGCGGCCGCTTCAGCGGCTTTCTCGCGGGCCTCCTCTGGTCGCACATGAAGCAGCTCAGGGGCGACACGCGCTGGATCAACGGCAGTCAGGCCGACCAGGTCGATCAGCTTGTCGACCTCGGCAAGCGCGACGTGCTTTTCGTCTATGACTATCGCCGCTACCAGAACGACACGATCCGCTTTGCTCGTCAGGCGGCCGAGCAAGGATCGCGCATCGTCCTCTTTACTGACCGCTGGCTCTCGCCGATCGCCGATTTCGCGACAGTGACGCTGACGGCACCCGTCGACACGGTCTCGCCCTACGACACGATGGTGCCGGCGATTGCCCAGACGGAGGCGGTGATTGCGGCACTTACCGCCCGCCTTGCCACGCAGTCACGTGGTCGCATCGAGCGCATGGAGGACCTGCGCCGCGGATACGCCATCACGGAGGACGCCTTCAATCCAGCCGTTGAAGACGACCGCTGA
- a CDS encoding carbohydrate ABC transporter permease: protein MMSVLRWFVFAVAAIGLNFPVLVTLSTSFKSARELSGNPGLWVQAPTFENYRAVFEVSDRLNIFLYLFNSLAVALMGTVLAVALALPAAYAIARGKIGERTLLPFIVNLRAVPLIIFAIPLYMMFQWLALLDTRLGLGLILTIVNLPLALVILVNAIRDLPAELDEAALMDGANRTQILIKVVMPLCRPAIVTSLIFGFITAWNEFLFGLMLTTSKAVPVTVGASFFFAASGGGVQWGVASAVMVVGALPPMLLGLVMYRQISGSMTAGAVKG from the coding sequence ATGATGTCAGTACTCCGTTGGTTCGTGTTCGCTGTTGCCGCCATCGGCTTGAACTTTCCGGTGCTGGTGACGCTTTCCACCTCGTTCAAGAGTGCGCGCGAGCTTTCCGGCAACCCCGGTCTCTGGGTCCAGGCCCCGACATTTGAGAACTACCGCGCCGTGTTCGAGGTCTCCGATCGGCTGAACATCTTCCTCTATCTGTTCAACAGCCTTGCTGTGGCGCTGATGGGAACGGTACTTGCCGTGGCGCTGGCGCTCCCCGCAGCCTACGCGATTGCCCGCGGCAAGATTGGCGAACGCACACTCCTGCCCTTTATTGTCAACCTGCGCGCCGTGCCGCTGATCATCTTCGCCATCCCGCTCTACATGATGTTCCAGTGGCTTGCGCTGCTTGATACGCGCCTGGGGCTGGGGCTGATCCTGACGATCGTCAACCTGCCGCTTGCGCTCGTCATCCTCGTCAACGCCATCCGTGACCTGCCCGCGGAACTCGACGAGGCTGCCCTCATGGATGGTGCAAACCGCACGCAGATCCTCATCAAGGTCGTGATGCCGCTCTGCCGGCCGGCGATCGTCACCAGCCTGATCTTCGGCTTCATCACCGCGTGGAACGAATTCCTCTTCGGCCTGATGCTGACGACCTCGAAGGCAGTTCCGGTCACGGTCGGCGCATCCTTCTTTTTTGCCGCAAGCGGCGGCGGTGTGCAGTGGGGCGTAGCATCGGCAGTGATGGTCGTCGGCGCTTTGCCGCCAATGCTGCTCGGCCTCGTGATGTACCGCCAGATCAGTGGATCGATGACCGCCGGCGCGGTCAAGGGTTGA
- a CDS encoding ABC transporter permease subunit, producing the protein MVRVRRETVVGILVASLPLLAAAAIASLFFPGSGERLVTLYMINVIAVLGIGIYAGNSGIVSFGHVGFMAIGAYASGLLTLNPIIQKTALPHLPEWLAGMGMPFLPALAIALVVVALVAVLIGIPVARLGGSSASIATLGFLVIVHVVLVASTDFTRGSQTFFGIPRAVNLWVAVPFAIAAVVVARLYRDSSAGLKLRASREDEIASSAVGVNVKLQRFFAWVLGAVLAGVAGALLAHFLGAFSPKDFYFNLTFMLLAMLILGGITTVSGAVGGAAVIMLIVELLRKLEGGVDLGFLKLPTVFGLTDIGIGVAILVVMYRLQDGLFGVRELDERFGWFKRSTEKDVVPVKSVPASEAAAAGHGSLRVENLGKKFAGLVALENANFEIKPGIVTGLIGPNGAGKSTLINSVSGVVPPSTGRVLIDGQDVASLAVHAVPVAGLARTFQNIRLFKNLTVIENVTVAASALKAGGEDPAARALTVLSEVGLAEFADRLAGTLSYGAQRRLEIARALALKPRYLLLDEPAAGMNPAETEELMHVLDRIRAKYRLGLLVVEHDLKLIMRLCDVVVVLNKGQQIAIGTPAEIQANPDVIEAYIGRRRSAAQARNAPVGTPVLPSGAPGLHKPA; encoded by the coding sequence ATGGTGCGCGTCAGGCGAGAAACCGTCGTTGGTATCCTTGTAGCGTCGCTGCCGCTTTTGGCCGCTGCCGCCATCGCCTCGTTGTTCTTTCCGGGCAGCGGCGAGCGCCTGGTGACGCTTTACATGATCAACGTCATCGCCGTGCTCGGCATCGGCATCTATGCCGGCAATTCCGGTATCGTTTCCTTCGGCCATGTCGGCTTCATGGCGATCGGTGCCTATGCGTCGGGTCTGTTGACGCTAAATCCGATCATCCAAAAGACAGCGTTGCCACATCTGCCGGAATGGCTGGCCGGGATGGGCATGCCCTTCCTTCCGGCACTTGCGATTGCGCTTGTCGTGGTTGCGCTCGTCGCGGTGCTGATCGGCATTCCCGTGGCGCGCCTTGGCGGCTCATCGGCTTCGATCGCGACCCTTGGTTTCCTCGTCATCGTGCATGTTGTGCTCGTCGCCTCGACCGATTTCACCCGCGGCAGCCAGACCTTTTTTGGTATTCCCCGCGCGGTCAATCTCTGGGTGGCGGTGCCCTTTGCTATCGCTGCCGTGGTGGTTGCGCGTCTCTATCGGGATTCGAGTGCTGGCTTGAAGCTTCGGGCGTCGCGCGAAGACGAGATCGCCTCGAGCGCCGTCGGCGTCAATGTCAAACTGCAGCGCTTCTTCGCCTGGGTTCTCGGTGCGGTGCTTGCAGGCGTTGCTGGCGCCTTGCTGGCCCATTTCCTCGGCGCGTTTTCGCCGAAAGACTTCTACTTCAACCTCACCTTCATGCTTTTGGCGATGCTGATTCTCGGCGGTATCACCACCGTCTCGGGTGCCGTCGGCGGCGCTGCCGTAATCATGCTGATTGTCGAACTCCTGCGCAAGCTCGAGGGTGGCGTCGATCTCGGCTTCCTCAAGCTGCCGACCGTCTTCGGCCTCACCGACATCGGGATCGGCGTGGCAATCCTCGTCGTGATGTACCGCCTGCAGGATGGCCTCTTCGGTGTGCGCGAACTTGACGAGCGCTTCGGCTGGTTCAAGCGCTCCACAGAGAAGGACGTTGTGCCGGTGAAAAGCGTGCCTGCGTCCGAGGCCGCTGCAGCCGGTCACGGCTCTCTCCGGGTCGAAAATCTCGGCAAGAAATTTGCCGGCCTCGTGGCGCTCGAGAACGCCAATTTCGAGATCAAGCCCGGTATCGTCACTGGCCTTATCGGCCCGAACGGTGCGGGCAAGTCGACGCTGATCAACAGTGTGTCCGGCGTCGTGCCGCCGTCGACGGGCCGCGTGCTGATCGATGGCCAGGATGTGGCGTCGCTTGCCGTTCACGCGGTTCCCGTCGCGGGCCTTGCCCGCACCTTCCAGAACATCCGTCTCTTCAAGAACCTAACGGTCATCGAGAACGTCACGGTTGCGGCGAGCGCCTTGAAGGCGGGCGGTGAGGATCCCGCTGCCCGTGCCTTGACGGTGCTTTCGGAAGTGGGCCTCGCGGAATTTGCCGACCGGCTGGCCGGCACGCTTTCCTACGGTGCGCAGAGGCGGCTAGAAATCGCCCGCGCGCTGGCGCTGAAGCCGCGTTACCTGCTGCTCGACGAGCCGGCTGCCGGCATGAACCCGGCCGAGACCGAGGAACTGATGCATGTGCTCGACCGCATCCGCGCGAAATACCGCCTCGGCCTGCTCGTCGTCGAGCATGACCTGAAGCTGATCATGCGGCTCTGCGATGTTGTCGTCGTGCTCAACAAGGGCCAGCAGATCGCCATCGGCACACCGGCGGAAATCCAGGCTAACCCTGATGTCATCGAGGCCTACATCGGCCGCCGCCGCTCAGCGGCGCAGGCGCGCAACGCGCCCGTCGGGACCCCCGTTCTGCCGTCCGGCGCGCCGGGCCTGCATAAACCAGCATAA
- a CDS encoding ABC transporter ATP-binding protein, producing the protein MGTISLRKAGKRYGAVEIIRELDLEIADGEFVVIVGPSGCGKSTLLRMIAGLEATTDGQILINGRDATSASPVDRQLAMVFQSYALYPHMTVRQNMGFGLRLAKVPSATARAKIEAAAETLKLTPLLDRYPKELSGGQRQRVAIGRAIVREPVGFLFDEPLSNLDAALRVDMRLEIAKLHRTLGATMIYVTHDQVEAMTLADRIVVMKDGRIMQQGSPRDLYEKPANLFVAQFIGSPKMNLLPCRRDQGGRLDLSGEGDLALPMPGTVEPEKLGARPEHLALVAPETGHCRGVIEASEYLGGNMSVFVRAGRLGLINVSAPADTPFRVGEAVGIRIDESRSSLFDGTGAAIGA; encoded by the coding sequence ATGGGAACGATTTCGCTCAGGAAAGCCGGAAAGCGCTACGGCGCAGTTGAGATCATCCGGGAGCTCGACCTTGAGATCGCCGACGGTGAATTCGTCGTCATCGTCGGGCCCTCCGGCTGCGGCAAGTCAACGCTGTTGCGCATGATCGCGGGTCTCGAGGCAACGACCGACGGCCAGATTTTGATCAATGGGCGGGATGCGACGTCCGCTTCGCCGGTCGATCGTCAGCTCGCCATGGTCTTCCAGTCCTATGCGCTCTATCCGCACATGACGGTGCGGCAGAACATGGGCTTCGGCCTGAGGCTCGCCAAGGTGCCGTCGGCGACCGCAAGAGCCAAGATCGAGGCAGCGGCGGAAACGCTGAAGCTCACGCCCCTTCTGGACCGCTATCCGAAGGAGCTCTCGGGCGGCCAGCGCCAGCGAGTCGCAATCGGGCGGGCAATTGTGCGCGAGCCGGTCGGCTTTCTCTTTGACGAGCCGCTTTCAAACCTCGATGCGGCGCTGCGCGTCGATATGCGACTTGAGATCGCCAAGCTGCATCGCACGCTTGGCGCCACCATGATCTATGTGACCCATGACCAGGTGGAGGCGATGACGCTGGCCGACCGGATCGTCGTGATGAAGGACGGGCGGATCATGCAGCAGGGTAGCCCGAGAGACCTCTACGAAAAGCCGGCGAACCTTTTCGTCGCGCAGTTCATCGGCAGCCCAAAGATGAACCTCCTGCCATGCCGGCGCGACCAGGGCGGCCGCCTCGACCTGAGCGGCGAAGGCGATCTAGCGCTTCCCATGCCAGGGACGGTCGAACCCGAGAAACTGGGCGCAAGGCCCGAGCACTTGGCGCTGGTTGCTCCGGAAACTGGGCATTGCCGCGGCGTCATCGAGGCGAGCGAGTATCTCGGCGGCAATATGAGCGTCTTCGTTCGCGCCGGCCGGCTCGGCCTGATCAATGTCAGCGCACCGGCCGACACACCTTTCCGCGTTGGCGAAGCCGTCGGGATCCGGATCGACGAGAGCCGGTCCTCGCTGTTCGATGGTACGGGCGCAGCAATTGGTGCCTGA
- a CDS encoding isochorismatase family cysteine hydrolase gives MSAVTVKVGDDRLRRDSAYEAGRTSLLFVDMQRIWCEPNLDPIHPQDAESYYHRRLRQTVIPNQVRILEAARKAGCDVLHTIIESLTLDGRDRSLDHKLSDMHVPKGSPEGQVIPELSPIDNEIVLPKTSSGVFNSTNIDYVLRNLNTRYLIIAGVITDQCVDMAVRDAADRGYLVTVVNDACATYSEQRHDAALRAYSGYCWTTDTETVVSRLGTLRQA, from the coding sequence ATGAGTGCAGTCACTGTCAAGGTTGGCGACGATCGCTTGAGGCGCGACAGCGCCTATGAGGCTGGCCGCACCTCGCTGCTGTTCGTCGACATGCAGCGCATCTGGTGCGAGCCGAACCTCGACCCGATCCACCCGCAGGACGCCGAGAGCTATTATCACAGGCGCCTGCGCCAGACCGTCATCCCCAACCAGGTACGCATTCTGGAGGCGGCGCGAAAGGCCGGTTGCGATGTGCTGCACACGATCATCGAAAGCCTGACGCTCGACGGCCGCGACCGCTCGCTCGACCACAAGCTCTCCGACATGCACGTGCCGAAAGGTTCTCCGGAGGGGCAGGTCATTCCGGAACTTTCGCCCATCGACAACGAGATCGTGCTGCCGAAGACGTCGTCGGGCGTCTTCAACTCGACCAACATCGACTACGTCCTGCGCAACCTCAACACCCGCTACCTGATCATCGCCGGCGTCATCACCGACCAGTGCGTCGACATGGCGGTGCGCGACGCCGCCGACCGCGGTTACCTTGTCACCGTCGTCAACGACGCCTGCGCCACCTATAGCGAGCAGCGCCATGACGCGGCCCTTCGCGCCTACTCCGGCTATTGCTGGACGACCGACACTGAGACGGTGGTCAGCCGCCTCGGCACTTTGCGCCAAGCCTGA
- a CDS encoding carbohydrate ABC transporter permease codes for MTIARPQSNAPEFRLLATPLVLFLLVFLGFPALVNLIYSVSEVSFETLRQPTFTGLKNFLSVWSDAAFWQASWFSLRFGLLTAILECLLGLSLAIFLSPLIEKRSWLMAILMLPLMVAPALVGLMYRLVLHEFVGPVPYYLWTYFGASISFLGPGSAFWTLVVVETLQWTPFTLLLFYMAYQAIPSEIAEASAMDGARSLQRLWFIELPMMGPTIAAALLIRFIDGFRVFDNVYVLTGSGPGGSTASLSIYIYEAFFKQGAIGKAVAASVVLFVASFAVLYGLNALASRRKGAKR; via the coding sequence ATGACGATAGCCAGACCGCAATCCAATGCCCCTGAGTTCCGGCTGCTCGCCACGCCGCTCGTCCTCTTCCTGCTCGTTTTCCTGGGCTTCCCGGCCCTCGTCAATCTGATCTATTCGGTCTCCGAGGTCTCCTTCGAGACGCTACGCCAGCCGACGTTTACCGGGCTCAAGAACTTTCTCTCGGTCTGGAGCGATGCGGCTTTCTGGCAGGCGAGCTGGTTCTCGCTGCGCTTCGGCCTCTTGACCGCTATTCTCGAATGCCTGCTCGGGCTGTCGCTGGCGATCTTCCTGTCGCCGCTCATCGAAAAACGGAGCTGGCTGATGGCGATCCTGATGCTGCCGCTCATGGTCGCGCCGGCACTGGTCGGCCTGATGTACCGCCTTGTCTTGCACGAATTCGTCGGGCCGGTACCTTATTATCTCTGGACCTATTTCGGCGCCAGCATCTCGTTCCTTGGGCCCGGCTCCGCCTTCTGGACCCTGGTCGTCGTTGAGACGTTGCAGTGGACACCATTCACGCTGCTGCTTTTCTACATGGCTTATCAGGCGATCCCTTCCGAGATTGCCGAAGCATCCGCAATGGACGGGGCGCGAAGCCTGCAGCGCCTGTGGTTCATCGAACTGCCGATGATGGGCCCTACGATCGCGGCCGCGTTGCTTATCCGCTTCATCGACGGCTTCCGGGTCTTTGACAACGTCTATGTGTTGACCGGGAGCGGTCCCGGCGGATCGACGGCATCGCTGTCGATCTACATCTATGAGGCCTTCTTCAAGCAGGGCGCCATCGGCAAGGCGGTTGCCGCCTCAGTCGTCCTGTTCGTCGCCTCCTTCGCCGTGCTTTATGGCCTCAATGCTCTCGCCAGCCGGCGGAAAGGAGCCAAGCGATGA
- a CDS encoding branched-chain amino acid ABC transporter permease: MDMFLQQLVNALSLGGTYALLALGLAVVFSIMGLINFAHGELMTAAGYGLCFALLLGLPFPLAVCAALLIAIVLAMLMERIAFRPVRGASGTTLLLTSFAVSAILRVIFQNFISARPKPVPMPESFSGTIEIGGLHLGLIQGTSILVTIIMLVGLNLFLRTTVLGRAMRAASEDFAIVRLMGIRANAVVATAFAISGLLAGVAGILWVAQRGSVDPLMGFLPVLKAFIAAIIGGLGSLSGAVAGGFLLGFIEVFLQAYLPESLLSYRDAFTILLVIGVLLFAPQGLLAKKTVIKL; this comes from the coding sequence ATGGATATGTTCCTGCAGCAACTCGTCAATGCGCTCAGCCTCGGCGGCACTTATGCGCTTCTGGCGCTTGGCCTTGCGGTCGTCTTCTCGATCATGGGGCTCATCAATTTCGCCCATGGCGAACTGATGACGGCTGCCGGCTACGGCCTCTGCTTTGCCCTGTTGCTGGGCCTGCCGTTTCCGCTCGCTGTCTGCGCGGCTCTTTTGATCGCCATCGTGCTTGCCATGCTGATGGAGCGCATCGCCTTTCGGCCGGTGCGCGGCGCCAGTGGCACGACGCTGCTTCTAACGAGCTTTGCCGTTAGCGCGATCCTGCGCGTGATCTTCCAGAACTTCATTTCCGCCCGTCCGAAGCCGGTGCCGATGCCCGAAAGCTTTTCTGGCACGATCGAGATCGGCGGCCTGCATCTGGGCCTCATTCAGGGAACGTCGATCCTCGTCACGATCATCATGCTGGTCGGCCTGAACCTCTTCCTTCGCACGACCGTGCTCGGTCGTGCCATGCGTGCTGCATCCGAAGATTTCGCTATCGTTCGGCTGATGGGTATCCGCGCCAATGCGGTGGTCGCTACCGCCTTTGCGATCTCCGGCCTGCTTGCCGGCGTCGCCGGCATCCTCTGGGTGGCCCAGCGCGGCAGTGTCGATCCGTTGATGGGCTTCCTGCCAGTGCTCAAAGCCTTTATCGCCGCAATTATCGGTGGGCTCGGCAGCCTCTCCGGCGCTGTCGCCGGCGGCTTTCTGCTCGGCTTCATCGAAGTGTTCTTGCAAGCCTATCTGCCGGAAAGCCTGCTCAGCTACCGCGACGCCTTCACTATCCTGCTCGTCATCGGGGTTCTGCTCTTTGCTCCGCAGGGGTTGCTTGCAAAGAAGACCGTCATCAAGCTTTGA
- a CDS encoding ABC transporter ATP-binding protein — MMMSEIPVLKPLLEVSGLKVAYGAVEALKGVDLAVGKGQIVTLLGANGAGKSSTLNALVGLAGKKAGRVSFNGRDVSGLAPEQIVRLGMTLTPEGRRIFPSLTVDEHLLLGGAMHKARGAISEVREDMLSRFPILKERLTQKAGSLSGGEQQMLAIARSMMSSPDLLLLDEPSLGLAPQVVDLIFDLIAGLRQKGLTILLVEQNVSLSLEIADAGYVMANGRVVLSGTAAELRNSTEIQGAYLGA, encoded by the coding sequence ATGATGATGAGTGAAATTCCCGTTCTGAAGCCGCTTCTGGAAGTGAGCGGCCTTAAGGTCGCCTATGGTGCGGTCGAAGCCCTGAAGGGTGTTGATCTCGCCGTCGGCAAAGGGCAGATCGTGACGTTGCTCGGCGCCAACGGCGCTGGCAAGAGCTCGACGCTGAACGCGCTTGTCGGTCTGGCGGGAAAGAAGGCCGGACGTGTGTCTTTCAACGGCCGGGATGTTTCCGGCCTCGCGCCGGAACAGATTGTCCGGCTCGGAATGACCTTGACGCCCGAGGGACGGCGCATCTTCCCGAGCCTCACCGTCGACGAACACCTGCTGCTCGGCGGCGCCATGCACAAGGCGCGCGGCGCGATATCAGAGGTGCGCGAAGACATGCTCTCGCGATTCCCGATCCTGAAAGAACGCCTCACCCAGAAGGCCGGCTCGCTCTCAGGGGGCGAACAGCAGATGCTCGCGATCGCCCGCTCGATGATGTCGTCGCCTGACTTGTTGCTGCTCGACGAGCCCTCGCTCGGCCTGGCGCCGCAGGTGGTGGATCTGATCTTCGACCTGATCGCCGGGCTGAGACAAAAGGGCCTGACGATCCTCCTGGTCGAGCAGAACGTCTCTCTGTCGCTCGAGATTGCTGACGCGGGCTACGTCATGGCCAATGGCCGGGTCGTGCTTTCGGGCACGGCCGCCGAACTGCGCAATTCAACCGAAATCCAGGGCGCCTATCTCGGCGCCTGA
- a CDS encoding ABC transporter substrate-binding protein — MKKNVTALCLTTMLGGIALSPLPAFADDLVIGLATAQTGGLAPYDQPSLKGLEMAVEEINAAGGAAGKFPIKLVAKDTRSDAAQTALVAQELVDEGVKIVITPCDADPSIAAGQVTQAAQIPAFSFCATTPTMPLAVGDYMFGNYPADNVQASVLATYAFEKGYKKAYILKSPDSAYTLKLPEYFAVAFKAKGGELLGEGTYSMGQQDFGAEVTKIKAMNPAPDVIMTAAYEPDFPAFIRQLRGAGVATPILGSDGIDSPTTFGLGATVDGVVFTTAGFASEGSPLADFNVKYKEKYGQVPDTVYIANGYDLGKVIDAAVTEANSIDPVAIRNAIASLENVQGVTGPISYAGTQGMPMRSVSLVQIESGNRQLISQGVPAAADVPAP, encoded by the coding sequence ATGAAGAAGAACGTCACGGCCCTGTGCCTCACCACCATGCTTGGCGGTATCGCGTTGTCGCCGCTACCCGCATTTGCAGACGATCTGGTTATCGGTCTTGCGACCGCACAGACCGGCGGTCTTGCACCCTATGACCAGCCGTCGCTGAAGGGTCTGGAAATGGCGGTCGAGGAGATCAATGCGGCCGGTGGTGCTGCCGGCAAATTCCCGATCAAGCTCGTCGCCAAGGATACGCGCTCGGATGCGGCGCAGACGGCGCTGGTGGCGCAGGAGCTGGTTGACGAAGGCGTCAAGATCGTGATCACGCCTTGCGATGCCGATCCGTCGATTGCTGCCGGCCAGGTGACGCAGGCAGCCCAGATCCCCGCCTTCTCCTTCTGCGCCACGACGCCGACCATGCCGCTTGCGGTGGGCGACTACATGTTTGGCAATTATCCGGCCGACAACGTCCAGGCCTCTGTTCTTGCGACCTACGCGTTCGAGAAGGGTTACAAGAAGGCCTACATCCTGAAGTCGCCGGATAGCGCCTATACTCTGAAGCTGCCGGAGTATTTCGCCGTTGCGTTCAAAGCCAAGGGCGGCGAACTGCTCGGTGAGGGCACCTATAGCATGGGCCAGCAGGACTTCGGCGCCGAGGTCACCAAGATCAAGGCGATGAACCCGGCGCCCGACGTCATCATGACGGCGGCCTACGAGCCGGATTTCCCAGCCTTCATCCGTCAGCTGCGCGGTGCAGGGGTGGCCACGCCGATCCTCGGCAGCGATGGCATCGATTCGCCCACGACCTTCGGCCTTGGTGCCACCGTCGACGGGGTTGTCTTTACAACCGCAGGATTTGCCAGCGAAGGCAGCCCGCTCGCTGACTTCAACGTGAAGTACAAGGAAAAATACGGTCAGGTGCCGGATACGGTCTACATCGCCAACGGCTACGACCTTGGCAAGGTGATCGACGCGGCGGTGACGGAGGCAAACAGTATCGATCCGGTTGCCATACGCAACGCGATCGCCTCGCTCGAAAACGTCCAGGGTGTGACCGGCCCGATCAGCTATGCCGGCACGCAAGGGATGCCGATGCGCTCGGTATCGCTGGTGCAGATCGAAAGCGGCAATCGCCAGCTGATCAGTCAGGGCGTTCCGGCGGCCGCCGACGTTCCAGCCCCCTGA
- a CDS encoding tautomerase family protein gives MPHIVVKMFLGRSEEQKQEFAAKVVEAAKTILGSSDASLSVSILEVDPAEWDASVYDPEIVANESTLYKRPGYGALSQS, from the coding sequence ATGCCGCACATAGTCGTAAAGATGTTCCTTGGCCGCTCCGAGGAGCAGAAACAGGAATTCGCCGCGAAAGTGGTCGAAGCTGCGAAAACCATCCTAGGCTCAAGCGACGCTTCGCTTTCCGTTTCCATCTTGGAAGTGGATCCGGCGGAGTGGGATGCGAGTGTCTACGACCCGGAAATCGTGGCGAACGAAAGCACGCTCTATAAACGGCCGGGTTACGGGGCTCTCTCACAGTCGTAG
- a CDS encoding glutamine synthetase family protein yields the protein MTETNNGKAAAALTELATFVTTDIAGITRGRSFAASEIDSYLRKGVGWVPANLALTPFDLIAENNPWGSAGDLRLMADPDSKARVTCLPDETPLHFYHADITDLQGNAWDCCVRSFLKQTLKEYEQVGLKVISAVEQEFQLLGVDWPDAPSFGLRAQRRAEPFGSLLMTALQEAGAEPEMFLPEFGKDQFEITCRPADALTAADRGATIRAITKEVAALFGWNASFAPKTVSNGVGNGVHLHVSFTDLNGNPVTFDASRPGRLSKIAGAFAAGVIKHLPALTAFTAPSVLSYMRLVPHHWSAAYTCLGEKNREATLRICPTLDLPGSNPARQFNMEYRAADACASPHLSLAVLLKAGLEGIKAGLEQPPLINSDPSDFSAAEQEKLGIRRLPASLPEALDTLVADPVVTGWFSRDFLDCYMAMKRKEIEIVDGLSPDELCARYAAVY from the coding sequence ATGACGGAAACCAACAACGGCAAGGCGGCCGCCGCACTGACGGAACTTGCCACCTTCGTCACGACCGACATCGCCGGCATCACGCGCGGCCGCAGTTTTGCGGCTTCCGAGATCGACAGCTACCTGCGCAAGGGTGTCGGCTGGGTGCCGGCCAACCTGGCGCTCACGCCCTTCGACCTGATTGCCGAGAACAATCCCTGGGGCTCGGCCGGCGACCTCCGGCTGATGGCCGACCCCGACAGCAAGGCGCGCGTCACCTGCCTGCCAGACGAGACGCCGCTGCATTTCTATCACGCCGACATCACCGACCTCCAAGGCAATGCCTGGGACTGCTGCGTACGCAGCTTCCTGAAACAGACGCTGAAGGAATACGAACAAGTCGGCCTCAAAGTCATTTCAGCCGTCGAGCAGGAGTTCCAGTTGCTCGGCGTCGACTGGCCGGATGCGCCGTCCTTCGGCCTGCGCGCCCAGCGCCGTGCCGAACCCTTCGGGTCTCTGCTGATGACCGCTTTGCAGGAAGCCGGCGCCGAGCCGGAAATGTTCCTGCCGGAATTCGGAAAGGACCAGTTCGAAATCACCTGCCGTCCCGCCGACGCGCTGACCGCCGCCGATCGCGGCGCTACCATCCGTGCAATCACCAAGGAAGTCGCCGCCCTCTTCGGCTGGAATGCGAGTTTTGCCCCGAAGACGGTCTCGAATGGCGTCGGCAACGGCGTGCACCTGCATGTGAGCTTCACCGATCTTAACGGCAATCCGGTGACCTTTGACGCCTCGCGCCCCGGCAGGCTCTCCAAGATCGCCGGCGCCTTTGCCGCCGGCGTCATCAAGCATCTGCCGGCGCTGACCGCCTTTACCGCTCCGTCGGTGCTTTCCTACATGCGGCTCGTGCCGCACCATTGGAGCGCCGCTTACACCTGCCTTGGCGAAAAGAACCGCGAAGCGACGCTCAGGATCTGCCCGACACTGGACCTTCCCGGCAGCAATCCGGCCAGGCAGTTCAACATGGAATACCGCGCCGCCGACGCATGCGCCAGCCCGCATCTGTCGCTGGCCGTCTTGTTGAAGGCCGGCCTCGAAGGCATCAAGGCCGGGCTCGAACAGCCGCCCTTGATCAATTCCGACCCCTCCGATTTCTCGGCGGCAGAGCAGGAGAAGCTCGGTATTCGTCGCCTGCCCGCGAGCCTGCCGGAAGCTCTGGATACGCTCGTCGCCGATCCGGTCGTCACGGGCTGGTTCTCTCGAGATTTCCTTGACTGCTACATGGCGATGAAGCGCAAGGAGATCGAGATCGTCGATGGGCTCTCGCCGGACGAACTTTGTGCCCGCTATGCGGCGGTCTACTGA